From the Syngnathoides biaculeatus isolate LvHL_M chromosome 10, ASM1980259v1, whole genome shotgun sequence genome, one window contains:
- the fkbp5 gene encoding peptidyl-prolyl cis-trans isomerase FKBP5, translating into MNSDQDLAPDGASVAAAFAAKGTDVTPKKDRGITKVVKRQGDDGERPMIGDRVTIHYTGRLLSGKKFDCSRDRKESFSFNVGKGHVLKAWDVGVLSMRRGEVCTLLCKPEYAFGATGKPDKIPPNSPVLFEIELLQFEGEKLTDDGGIIRRIKVKGDGHSNPNDGAIVDVHLEGSCDGRLFDVRDVSFAVGESEDEGVPLGVDRAMDKMQKGECCILYLTKMYGFGRKGNPEFKIGPDKDIVYEVTLKDFKKAKDPWELKLHEKLNLALDVKHKGNEYYKAGHFYHAVIQHQRVVSWLEMELGSGLEQQKEINEFLLAAHLNLALCFLRIQDYSLVVENCNKVIEIDACNEKALYRRGEARLLRNEFSLALVDFQHVQQVNPANRAAKRQIVNCQKKMKESHELDKRTYANMFQKLTEHNSKDEKTKRKSGGLNGELGIKRRRSQDHV; encoded by the exons ATGAACTCTGATCAGGATTTGGCTCCGGACGGGGCCTCGGTAGCGGCCGCGTTTGCAGCGAAGGGCACCGACGTGACGCCTAAAAAAGACCGAGGGATCACCAAG GTTGTCAAGCGTCAGGGGGATGACGGCGAGCGGCCGATGATCGGAGACCGAGTGACGATCCATTACACTGGAAGGCTCCTCAGCGGGAAGAAGTTCGACTGTAGTCGAGATCGCAAGGAGTCCTTTTCCTTCAATGTCGGCAAGG GACATGTCCTCAAAGCGTGGGATGTTGGCGTGCTATCGATGCGGAGAGGAGAGGTGTGCACGCTGCTGTGCAAGCCCGAGTACGCTTTCGGCGCCACTGGAAAACCCGACAAAATTCCTCCCAACTCGCCAGTGCTCTTTGAG ATCGAGCTGCTCCAGTTCGAAGGAGAGAAGCTCACGGATGATGGCGGCATCATCCGAAGGATAAAGGTGAAAGGCGACGGCCACTCAAATCCCAACGACGGCGCAATTGTCGACG TGCATCTGGAGGGGAGCTGCGACGGCCGACTGTTCGACGTCAGGGACGTCAGCTTTGCTGTCGGCGAGTCCGAGGATGAAGGCGTTCCCCTGGGAGTGGACCGTGCCATGGACAAAATGCAGAAAGGAGAGTGTTGTATACTCtatttaacaaaaat GTACGGCTTCGGAAGAAAAGGAAATCCAGAATTCAAAATTGGGCCAGACAAAGACATCGTATATGAAGTGACGCTCAAAGACTTTAAAAAG GCGAAAGACCCGTGGGAATTGAAACTGCACGAAAAGCTGAATCTGGCTCTAGACGTCAAACATAAAGGGAACGAGTATTATAAG GCGGGACACTTCTACCACGCGGTCATCCAGCACCAGCGCGTCGTTTCCTGGCTCGAGATGGAGTTGGGCAGTGGCTTGGAGCAGCAGAAGGAGATTAATGAGTTTCTCTTGGCGGCCCACCTCAACTTGGCGTTGTGTTTCTTGCGCATTCAAGATTACTCACTGGTCGTGGAGAACTGCAACAAG GTAATTGAGATCGACGCTTGCAACGAGAAGGCCTTGTACCGCCGCGGCGAGGCCCGTCTCCTCCGGAACGAGTTCAGCCTGGCCTTGGTGGATTTTCAACACGTGCAGCAAGTCAACCCCGCAAATCGAGCGGCTAAAAGACAGATTGTCAACtgccaaaaaaagatgaaggaaTCCCACGAGCTGGACAAGAGGACTTACGCAAACATGTTCCAGAAATTGACTGAACATAACAGCAAG GACGAGAAGACAAAGAGGAAGAGCGGCGGCCTGAACGGCGAGCTGGGCATTAAACGTCGACGGAGTCAGGACCACGTGTGA